One Pan paniscus chromosome 16, NHGRI_mPanPan1-v2.0_pri, whole genome shotgun sequence DNA segment encodes these proteins:
- the BNC1 gene encoding zinc finger protein basonuclin-1 isoform X1, translating to MRRRPPSRGGRGAARARETRRQPRHRSGHRMAEAISCTLNCSCQSFKPGKINHRQCDQCKHGWVAHALSKLRIPPMYPTSQVEIVQSNVVFDISSLMLYGTQAIPVRLKILLDRLFSVLKQDEVLQILHALDWTLQDYIRGYVLQDASGKVLDHWSIMTSEEEVATLQQFLRFGETKSIVELMAIQEKEEQSIIIPPSTANVDIRAFIESCSHRSSSLPTPVDKGNPSSIHPFENLISNMTFMLPFQFFNPLPPALIGSLPEQYMLEQGHDQSQDPKQEVHGPFPDSSFLTSSSTPFQVEKDQCLNCPDAITKKEDSTHLSDSSSYNIVTKFERTQLSPEAKVKPERNSLGTKKGRVFCTACEKTFYDKGTLKIHYNAVHLKIKHKCTIEGCNMVFSSLRSRNRHSANPNPRLHMPMNRNNRDKDLRNSLNLASSENYKCPGFTVTSPDCRPPPSYPGSGEDSKGQPAFPNIGQNGVLFPNLKTVQPVLPFYRSPATPAEVANTPGILPSLPLLSSSIPEQLISNEMPFDALPKKKSRKSSMPIKIEKEAVEIANEKRHNLSSDEDMPLQVVSEDEQEACGPRSHRVSEEQHVQSGGLGKPFPEGERPCHRESVIESSGAISRTPEQATHNSERETEQTPALIMVPREVEDGGHEHYFTPGMEPQVPFSDYMELQQRLLAGGLFSALSNRGMAFPCLEDSKELEHVGQHALARQTEENRFQCDICKKTFKNACSVKIHHKNMHVKEMHTCTVEGCNATFPSRRSRDRHSSNLNLHQKALSQEALESSEDHFRAAYLLKDVAKEAYQDVAFTQQASQTSVIFKGTSRMGSLVYPITQVHSASLESYNSGPLSEGTILDLSTTSSMKSESSSHSSWDSDGVSEEGTVLMEDSDGNCEGSSLVPGEDEYPICVLMEKADQSLASLPSGLPITCHLCQKTYSNKGTFRAHYKTVHLRQLHKCKVPGCNTMFSSVRSRNRHSQNPNLHKSLASSPSHLQ from the exons ATGCGGCGGCGCCCGCCGAGCCGGGGCGGACGCGGGGCGGCCCGGGCCCGGGAGACGCGCCGGCAGCCCCGGCACCGCAGCGGTCACAGGATGGCCGAG gCTATCAGCTGTACTCTGAACTGTAGTTGCCAAAGTTTCAAACCCGGGAAAATAAACCACCGTCAGTGTGACCAATGCAAGCATGGATGGGTGGCCCACG CTCTAAGTAAGCTAAGGATCCCCCCCATGTATCCAACAAGCCAGGTGGAGATTGTCCAGTCCAATGTAGTGTTTGATATTAGCAGCCTCATGCTCTATGGGACCCAGGCCATCCCCGTTCGCCTAAAAATCCTACTGGACCGGCTCTTCAGTGTGTTGAAGCAAGATGAGGTTCTCCAGATCCTCCATGCCTTGGACTGGACACTTCAGGATTATATCCGTGGATACGTACTGCAG GATGCATCAGGAAAGGTGTTGGATCACTGGAGCATCATGACCAGTGAGGAAGAAGTGGCCACCTTGCAGCAGTTCCTTCGTTTTGGGGAGACCAAATCTATAGTTGAACTCATGGCAATTCAAGAGAAAGAAGAGCAATCCATCATCATACCACCTTCCACAGCAAATGTAGATATCAGGGCTTTCATCGAGAGCTGCAGTCACAGGAGTTCTAGCCTCCCCACTCCTGTGGACAAAGGAAACCCCAGCAGTATACACCCCTTTGAGAACCTCATAAGCAACATGACTTTCATGCTGCCTTTCCAGTTCTTcaaccctctgcctcctgcactgaTAGGGTCATTGCCCGAACAATATATGTTGGAGCAGGGTCATGACCAAAGTCAGGACCCCAAACAGGAAGTCCATGGGCCCTTCCCTGACAGCAGCTTCTTAACTTCCAGTTCCACACCATTTCAGGTTGAAAAAGATCAGTGTTTAAACTGTCCGGATGCTATTACTAAAAAAGAAGACAGCACCCATTTAAGTGACTCCAGCTCATACAACATTGTCACTAAGTTTGAAAGGACACAGTTATCCCCTGAGGCCAAAGTGAAGCCTGAGAGGAATAGCCTTGGTACAAAGAAGGGCCGGGTGTTCTGCACTGCATGTGAGAAGACCTTCTATGACAAAGGCACCCTCAAAATCCACTACAATGCCGTCCACTTGAAGATCAAGCATAAGTGCACCATCGAAGGGTGTAACATGGTGTTCAGCTCCCTAAGGAGCCGGAATCGCCATAGCGCCAACCCCAACCCTCGGCTGCACATGCCAATGAACAGAAATAACCGGGACAAAGACCTCAGGAACAGCCTGAACCTGGCCAGCTCTGAGAACTACAAGTGCCCAGGTTTCACAGTGACGTCCCCAGACTGTAGGCCTCCTCCCAGCTACCCTGGTTCAGGAGAGGATTCCAAAGGCCAACCAGCCTTCCCAAACATTGGGCAAAATGGTGTGCTTTTTCCCAACCTAAAGACAGTCCAGCCAGTCCTTCCTTTCTACCGCAGTCCAGCCACGCCTGCCGAGGTAGCAAACACGCCTGGGATACTGCCTTCCCTCCCGCTGTTGTCCTCTTCAATCCCAGAACAGCTCATTTCAAACGAAATGCCATTTGATGCCCTTCCCAAGAAGAAATCCAGGAAGTCCAGTATGCCTATCAAAATAGAGAAAGAAGCTGTGGAAATAGCTAATGAGAAAAGACACAACCTCAGCTCAGATGAAGACATGCCCCTACAGGTGGTCAGTGAAGATGAGCAGGAGGCCTGCGGTCCTCGGTCACACAGAGTATCTGAGGAGCAGCATGTACAGTCAGGAGGCTTAGGGAAGCCTTTCCCTGAAGGGGAGAGGCCCTGCCATCGTGAATCAGTAATTGAGTCCAGTGGAGCCATCAGCCGAACCCCTGAGCAGGCCACACACAATTCAGAGAGGGAGACTGAGCAGACACCAGCATTGATCATGGTGCCAAGGGAGGTCGAGGATGGTGGCCATGAACACTACTTCACACCTGGGATGGAACCCCAAGTTCCTTTTTCTGACTACATGGAACTGCAGCAGCGCCTGCTGGCTGGGGGACTCTTCAGTGCTTTGTCCAACAGGGGAATGGCTTTTCCTTGTCTTGAAGATTCTAAAGAACTGGAGCACGTGGGTCAGCATGCATTAGCAAGGCAGACAGAAGAAAATCGCTTCCAGTGTGACATCTGCAAGAAGACCTTTAAAAATGCTTGTAGTGTGAAAATTCATCACAAGAATATGCATGTCAAAGaaatgcacacatgcacagtGGAGGGCTGTAATGCTACCTTTCCCTCCCGCAGGAGCAGAGACAG ACACAGCTCAAACCTAAACCTCCACCAAAAAGCATTGAGCCAGGAAGCATTGGAGAGTAGTGAAGATCATTTCCGTGCAGCTTACCTTCTGAAAGATGTGGCTAAGGAAGCCTATCAGGATGTGGCTTTTACACAGCAAGCCTCCCAGACATCTGTCATCTTCAAAGGAACAAGTCGAATGGGCAGTCTGGTTTACCCAATAACGCAAGTCCACAGTGCCAGCCTGGAGAGCTACAACTCTGGCCCCTTGAGCGAGGGCACCATCCTGGATTTGAGCACTACCTCGAGCATGAAGTCAGAGAGTAGCAGCCATTCTTCCTGGGACTCTGACGGGGTGAGTGAGGAAGGCACTGTGCTTATGGAGGACAGTGATGGGAACTGTGAAGGGTCGAGCCTTGTCCCTGGGGAAGATGAGTACCCCATCTGTGTCCTGATGGAGAAGGCTGACCAGAGCCTTGCTAGCCTGCCTTCTGGGTTGCCCATAACCTGTCATCTCTGCCAAAAGACATACAGTAACAAAGGGACCTTTAGGGCCCACTACAAAACTGTGCACCTCCGGCAGCTCCACAAATGCAAAGTACC
- the BNC1 gene encoding zinc finger protein basonuclin-1 isoform X2, protein MRCRNMFFSFKASLCGCGAATAPSLTAISCTLNCSCQSFKPGKINHRQCDQCKHGWVAHALSKLRIPPMYPTSQVEIVQSNVVFDISSLMLYGTQAIPVRLKILLDRLFSVLKQDEVLQILHALDWTLQDYIRGYVLQDASGKVLDHWSIMTSEEEVATLQQFLRFGETKSIVELMAIQEKEEQSIIIPPSTANVDIRAFIESCSHRSSSLPTPVDKGNPSSIHPFENLISNMTFMLPFQFFNPLPPALIGSLPEQYMLEQGHDQSQDPKQEVHGPFPDSSFLTSSSTPFQVEKDQCLNCPDAITKKEDSTHLSDSSSYNIVTKFERTQLSPEAKVKPERNSLGTKKGRVFCTACEKTFYDKGTLKIHYNAVHLKIKHKCTIEGCNMVFSSLRSRNRHSANPNPRLHMPMNRNNRDKDLRNSLNLASSENYKCPGFTVTSPDCRPPPSYPGSGEDSKGQPAFPNIGQNGVLFPNLKTVQPVLPFYRSPATPAEVANTPGILPSLPLLSSSIPEQLISNEMPFDALPKKKSRKSSMPIKIEKEAVEIANEKRHNLSSDEDMPLQVVSEDEQEACGPRSHRVSEEQHVQSGGLGKPFPEGERPCHRESVIESSGAISRTPEQATHNSERETEQTPALIMVPREVEDGGHEHYFTPGMEPQVPFSDYMELQQRLLAGGLFSALSNRGMAFPCLEDSKELEHVGQHALARQTEENRFQCDICKKTFKNACSVKIHHKNMHVKEMHTCTVEGCNATFPSRRSRDRHSSNLNLHQKALSQEALESSEDHFRAAYLLKDVAKEAYQDVAFTQQASQTSVIFKGTSRMGSLVYPITQVHSASLESYNSGPLSEGTILDLSTTSSMKSESSSHSSWDSDGVSEEGTVLMEDSDGNCEGSSLVPGEDEYPICVLMEKADQSLASLPSGLPITCHLCQKTYSNKGTFRAHYKTVHLRQLHKCKVPGCNTMFSSVRSRNRHSQNPNLHKSLASSPSHLQ, encoded by the exons ATGCGGTGTAGAAACATGTTCTTCTCATTTAAGGCATCTCTTTGTGGCTGCGGGGCTGCCACCGCTCCCAGTCTGACA gCTATCAGCTGTACTCTGAACTGTAGTTGCCAAAGTTTCAAACCCGGGAAAATAAACCACCGTCAGTGTGACCAATGCAAGCATGGATGGGTGGCCCACG CTCTAAGTAAGCTAAGGATCCCCCCCATGTATCCAACAAGCCAGGTGGAGATTGTCCAGTCCAATGTAGTGTTTGATATTAGCAGCCTCATGCTCTATGGGACCCAGGCCATCCCCGTTCGCCTAAAAATCCTACTGGACCGGCTCTTCAGTGTGTTGAAGCAAGATGAGGTTCTCCAGATCCTCCATGCCTTGGACTGGACACTTCAGGATTATATCCGTGGATACGTACTGCAG GATGCATCAGGAAAGGTGTTGGATCACTGGAGCATCATGACCAGTGAGGAAGAAGTGGCCACCTTGCAGCAGTTCCTTCGTTTTGGGGAGACCAAATCTATAGTTGAACTCATGGCAATTCAAGAGAAAGAAGAGCAATCCATCATCATACCACCTTCCACAGCAAATGTAGATATCAGGGCTTTCATCGAGAGCTGCAGTCACAGGAGTTCTAGCCTCCCCACTCCTGTGGACAAAGGAAACCCCAGCAGTATACACCCCTTTGAGAACCTCATAAGCAACATGACTTTCATGCTGCCTTTCCAGTTCTTcaaccctctgcctcctgcactgaTAGGGTCATTGCCCGAACAATATATGTTGGAGCAGGGTCATGACCAAAGTCAGGACCCCAAACAGGAAGTCCATGGGCCCTTCCCTGACAGCAGCTTCTTAACTTCCAGTTCCACACCATTTCAGGTTGAAAAAGATCAGTGTTTAAACTGTCCGGATGCTATTACTAAAAAAGAAGACAGCACCCATTTAAGTGACTCCAGCTCATACAACATTGTCACTAAGTTTGAAAGGACACAGTTATCCCCTGAGGCCAAAGTGAAGCCTGAGAGGAATAGCCTTGGTACAAAGAAGGGCCGGGTGTTCTGCACTGCATGTGAGAAGACCTTCTATGACAAAGGCACCCTCAAAATCCACTACAATGCCGTCCACTTGAAGATCAAGCATAAGTGCACCATCGAAGGGTGTAACATGGTGTTCAGCTCCCTAAGGAGCCGGAATCGCCATAGCGCCAACCCCAACCCTCGGCTGCACATGCCAATGAACAGAAATAACCGGGACAAAGACCTCAGGAACAGCCTGAACCTGGCCAGCTCTGAGAACTACAAGTGCCCAGGTTTCACAGTGACGTCCCCAGACTGTAGGCCTCCTCCCAGCTACCCTGGTTCAGGAGAGGATTCCAAAGGCCAACCAGCCTTCCCAAACATTGGGCAAAATGGTGTGCTTTTTCCCAACCTAAAGACAGTCCAGCCAGTCCTTCCTTTCTACCGCAGTCCAGCCACGCCTGCCGAGGTAGCAAACACGCCTGGGATACTGCCTTCCCTCCCGCTGTTGTCCTCTTCAATCCCAGAACAGCTCATTTCAAACGAAATGCCATTTGATGCCCTTCCCAAGAAGAAATCCAGGAAGTCCAGTATGCCTATCAAAATAGAGAAAGAAGCTGTGGAAATAGCTAATGAGAAAAGACACAACCTCAGCTCAGATGAAGACATGCCCCTACAGGTGGTCAGTGAAGATGAGCAGGAGGCCTGCGGTCCTCGGTCACACAGAGTATCTGAGGAGCAGCATGTACAGTCAGGAGGCTTAGGGAAGCCTTTCCCTGAAGGGGAGAGGCCCTGCCATCGTGAATCAGTAATTGAGTCCAGTGGAGCCATCAGCCGAACCCCTGAGCAGGCCACACACAATTCAGAGAGGGAGACTGAGCAGACACCAGCATTGATCATGGTGCCAAGGGAGGTCGAGGATGGTGGCCATGAACACTACTTCACACCTGGGATGGAACCCCAAGTTCCTTTTTCTGACTACATGGAACTGCAGCAGCGCCTGCTGGCTGGGGGACTCTTCAGTGCTTTGTCCAACAGGGGAATGGCTTTTCCTTGTCTTGAAGATTCTAAAGAACTGGAGCACGTGGGTCAGCATGCATTAGCAAGGCAGACAGAAGAAAATCGCTTCCAGTGTGACATCTGCAAGAAGACCTTTAAAAATGCTTGTAGTGTGAAAATTCATCACAAGAATATGCATGTCAAAGaaatgcacacatgcacagtGGAGGGCTGTAATGCTACCTTTCCCTCCCGCAGGAGCAGAGACAG ACACAGCTCAAACCTAAACCTCCACCAAAAAGCATTGAGCCAGGAAGCATTGGAGAGTAGTGAAGATCATTTCCGTGCAGCTTACCTTCTGAAAGATGTGGCTAAGGAAGCCTATCAGGATGTGGCTTTTACACAGCAAGCCTCCCAGACATCTGTCATCTTCAAAGGAACAAGTCGAATGGGCAGTCTGGTTTACCCAATAACGCAAGTCCACAGTGCCAGCCTGGAGAGCTACAACTCTGGCCCCTTGAGCGAGGGCACCATCCTGGATTTGAGCACTACCTCGAGCATGAAGTCAGAGAGTAGCAGCCATTCTTCCTGGGACTCTGACGGGGTGAGTGAGGAAGGCACTGTGCTTATGGAGGACAGTGATGGGAACTGTGAAGGGTCGAGCCTTGTCCCTGGGGAAGATGAGTACCCCATCTGTGTCCTGATGGAGAAGGCTGACCAGAGCCTTGCTAGCCTGCCTTCTGGGTTGCCCATAACCTGTCATCTCTGCCAAAAGACATACAGTAACAAAGGGACCTTTAGGGCCCACTACAAAACTGTGCACCTCCGGCAGCTCCACAAATGCAAAGTACC
- the BNC1 gene encoding zinc finger protein basonuclin-1 isoform X3 — MSKFGKNFNEMGGEHISKTNIDVSLTEDASGKVLDHWSIMTSEEEVATLQQFLRFGETKSIVELMAIQEKEEQSIIIPPSTANVDIRAFIESCSHRSSSLPTPVDKGNPSSIHPFENLISNMTFMLPFQFFNPLPPALIGSLPEQYMLEQGHDQSQDPKQEVHGPFPDSSFLTSSSTPFQVEKDQCLNCPDAITKKEDSTHLSDSSSYNIVTKFERTQLSPEAKVKPERNSLGTKKGRVFCTACEKTFYDKGTLKIHYNAVHLKIKHKCTIEGCNMVFSSLRSRNRHSANPNPRLHMPMNRNNRDKDLRNSLNLASSENYKCPGFTVTSPDCRPPPSYPGSGEDSKGQPAFPNIGQNGVLFPNLKTVQPVLPFYRSPATPAEVANTPGILPSLPLLSSSIPEQLISNEMPFDALPKKKSRKSSMPIKIEKEAVEIANEKRHNLSSDEDMPLQVVSEDEQEACGPRSHRVSEEQHVQSGGLGKPFPEGERPCHRESVIESSGAISRTPEQATHNSERETEQTPALIMVPREVEDGGHEHYFTPGMEPQVPFSDYMELQQRLLAGGLFSALSNRGMAFPCLEDSKELEHVGQHALARQTEENRFQCDICKKTFKNACSVKIHHKNMHVKEMHTCTVEGCNATFPSRRSRDRHSSNLNLHQKALSQEALESSEDHFRAAYLLKDVAKEAYQDVAFTQQASQTSVIFKGTSRMGSLVYPITQVHSASLESYNSGPLSEGTILDLSTTSSMKSESSSHSSWDSDGVSEEGTVLMEDSDGNCEGSSLVPGEDEYPICVLMEKADQSLASLPSGLPITCHLCQKTYSNKGTFRAHYKTVHLRQLHKCKVPGCNTMFSSVRSRNRHSQNPNLHKSLASSPSHLQ, encoded by the exons ATGTCAAAGTTTGGTAAAAATTTCAATGAAATGGGAGGCGAACATATTTCCAAGACCAACATAGATGTCAGTCTTACTGAG GATGCATCAGGAAAGGTGTTGGATCACTGGAGCATCATGACCAGTGAGGAAGAAGTGGCCACCTTGCAGCAGTTCCTTCGTTTTGGGGAGACCAAATCTATAGTTGAACTCATGGCAATTCAAGAGAAAGAAGAGCAATCCATCATCATACCACCTTCCACAGCAAATGTAGATATCAGGGCTTTCATCGAGAGCTGCAGTCACAGGAGTTCTAGCCTCCCCACTCCTGTGGACAAAGGAAACCCCAGCAGTATACACCCCTTTGAGAACCTCATAAGCAACATGACTTTCATGCTGCCTTTCCAGTTCTTcaaccctctgcctcctgcactgaTAGGGTCATTGCCCGAACAATATATGTTGGAGCAGGGTCATGACCAAAGTCAGGACCCCAAACAGGAAGTCCATGGGCCCTTCCCTGACAGCAGCTTCTTAACTTCCAGTTCCACACCATTTCAGGTTGAAAAAGATCAGTGTTTAAACTGTCCGGATGCTATTACTAAAAAAGAAGACAGCACCCATTTAAGTGACTCCAGCTCATACAACATTGTCACTAAGTTTGAAAGGACACAGTTATCCCCTGAGGCCAAAGTGAAGCCTGAGAGGAATAGCCTTGGTACAAAGAAGGGCCGGGTGTTCTGCACTGCATGTGAGAAGACCTTCTATGACAAAGGCACCCTCAAAATCCACTACAATGCCGTCCACTTGAAGATCAAGCATAAGTGCACCATCGAAGGGTGTAACATGGTGTTCAGCTCCCTAAGGAGCCGGAATCGCCATAGCGCCAACCCCAACCCTCGGCTGCACATGCCAATGAACAGAAATAACCGGGACAAAGACCTCAGGAACAGCCTGAACCTGGCCAGCTCTGAGAACTACAAGTGCCCAGGTTTCACAGTGACGTCCCCAGACTGTAGGCCTCCTCCCAGCTACCCTGGTTCAGGAGAGGATTCCAAAGGCCAACCAGCCTTCCCAAACATTGGGCAAAATGGTGTGCTTTTTCCCAACCTAAAGACAGTCCAGCCAGTCCTTCCTTTCTACCGCAGTCCAGCCACGCCTGCCGAGGTAGCAAACACGCCTGGGATACTGCCTTCCCTCCCGCTGTTGTCCTCTTCAATCCCAGAACAGCTCATTTCAAACGAAATGCCATTTGATGCCCTTCCCAAGAAGAAATCCAGGAAGTCCAGTATGCCTATCAAAATAGAGAAAGAAGCTGTGGAAATAGCTAATGAGAAAAGACACAACCTCAGCTCAGATGAAGACATGCCCCTACAGGTGGTCAGTGAAGATGAGCAGGAGGCCTGCGGTCCTCGGTCACACAGAGTATCTGAGGAGCAGCATGTACAGTCAGGAGGCTTAGGGAAGCCTTTCCCTGAAGGGGAGAGGCCCTGCCATCGTGAATCAGTAATTGAGTCCAGTGGAGCCATCAGCCGAACCCCTGAGCAGGCCACACACAATTCAGAGAGGGAGACTGAGCAGACACCAGCATTGATCATGGTGCCAAGGGAGGTCGAGGATGGTGGCCATGAACACTACTTCACACCTGGGATGGAACCCCAAGTTCCTTTTTCTGACTACATGGAACTGCAGCAGCGCCTGCTGGCTGGGGGACTCTTCAGTGCTTTGTCCAACAGGGGAATGGCTTTTCCTTGTCTTGAAGATTCTAAAGAACTGGAGCACGTGGGTCAGCATGCATTAGCAAGGCAGACAGAAGAAAATCGCTTCCAGTGTGACATCTGCAAGAAGACCTTTAAAAATGCTTGTAGTGTGAAAATTCATCACAAGAATATGCATGTCAAAGaaatgcacacatgcacagtGGAGGGCTGTAATGCTACCTTTCCCTCCCGCAGGAGCAGAGACAG ACACAGCTCAAACCTAAACCTCCACCAAAAAGCATTGAGCCAGGAAGCATTGGAGAGTAGTGAAGATCATTTCCGTGCAGCTTACCTTCTGAAAGATGTGGCTAAGGAAGCCTATCAGGATGTGGCTTTTACACAGCAAGCCTCCCAGACATCTGTCATCTTCAAAGGAACAAGTCGAATGGGCAGTCTGGTTTACCCAATAACGCAAGTCCACAGTGCCAGCCTGGAGAGCTACAACTCTGGCCCCTTGAGCGAGGGCACCATCCTGGATTTGAGCACTACCTCGAGCATGAAGTCAGAGAGTAGCAGCCATTCTTCCTGGGACTCTGACGGGGTGAGTGAGGAAGGCACTGTGCTTATGGAGGACAGTGATGGGAACTGTGAAGGGTCGAGCCTTGTCCCTGGGGAAGATGAGTACCCCATCTGTGTCCTGATGGAGAAGGCTGACCAGAGCCTTGCTAGCCTGCCTTCTGGGTTGCCCATAACCTGTCATCTCTGCCAAAAGACATACAGTAACAAAGGGACCTTTAGGGCCCACTACAAAACTGTGCACCTCCGGCAGCTCCACAAATGCAAAGTACC